The Methanomassiliicoccales archaeon genome has a segment encoding these proteins:
- a CDS encoding site-specific DNA-methyltransferase, which yields MSVIAADRVCEVTRPNITHRIFFKDSRKMNEIPDESVHLVVTSPPYWNIKDYGHDNQIGYRDSLTEYIDNLNIVWAESIRVLHPGCRLCINIGDMYLSATKMTPYQIVPIHAMIVNSIARNHSDSVVYLGSIIWQKISTTNTSGGANVMGSYGRPRNGYLSLDYEYIAIFKKVGDPPKVSKEVVEQSRINIDDWRELFSGHWKFNGISQKGHIAMFPVDLPKRLIKMFTFPGDTVLDPFLGSGTTTKAACEMGRSSIGYEIGFDTKDGEDFKELIRKKVHYYDIQPEMREAVYSFSD from the coding sequence ATGAGTGTGATAGCGGCGGATCGGGTCTGTGAGGTTACCAGACCAAATATTACTCATAGAATATTCTTCAAGGACTCGCGGAAGATGAATGAAATACCGGATGAGTCCGTTCATTTGGTCGTCACATCGCCGCCTTATTGGAATATCAAGGATTACGGCCATGATAATCAGATCGGCTATCGTGACTCATTGACTGAGTATATCGACAATCTCAATATTGTATGGGCAGAGTCGATTCGAGTTCTCCATCCTGGGTGTAGGCTATGCATCAATATTGGCGATATGTACCTCTCCGCAACCAAAATGACTCCTTATCAAATCGTTCCAATTCATGCAATGATAGTAAACTCGATTGCCCGGAATCATTCAGATTCGGTCGTTTATCTAGGCAGCATAATATGGCAGAAGATTTCAACCACCAACACGAGTGGCGGCGCTAATGTAATGGGGAGTTACGGGCGTCCGAGGAATGGCTATCTCAGTCTGGATTATGAGTACATAGCGATCTTCAAGAAAGTGGGAGATCCGCCAAAGGTTTCTAAGGAAGTTGTTGAACAATCTCGCATTAATATAGATGACTGGAGAGAACTGTTCTCGGGTCACTGGAAATTTAACGGCATCTCACAGAAGGGTCACATAGCCATGTTTCCAGTCGATTTGCCAAAGCGATTGATTAAGATGTTCACATTCCCGGGCGATACAGTCCTTGACCCATTCCTTGGTAGCGGGACCACGACGAAAGCAGCTTGTGAGATGGGACGTTCAAGCATTGGATATGAGATCGGCTTCGACACTAAAGATGGAGAAGATTTCAAGGAATTGATAAGAAAGAAAGTCCACTACTACGATATTCAGCCAGAAATGAGGGAAGCAGTCTATTCGTTCTCAGATTAG
- a CDS encoding transposase, producing the protein MVNKDGTNVQADDARAERGKAIALIPGAVKEIKSGLFTVQSQSGVGTYRVENNRGWKCNCPDFITRGVECKHIIAVQYHLKEKRGAPDAVPSKKERVTIGQDWSAYNTAQIEEVRLFDSLLSELVEGIEEPEHIMGRPRLPLNEQLFCAVQKVYSQLSSRRASGLYKNANERGQIDHAPHFNAPSKLFNRGDITPILHELVMLSALPVVDMETDFAVDSTGFRTTTFNAFNGEKHGVRKKHNWLKAHLCTGVSTNIVTSVVITDANGSDSGQFETLVKKTADGFLIHEVSADMAYSSRPNLDLIEELGGTAFIPFKSNAIAKAKGSAAWNRMYHYFQMNREEFMEHYHKRSNVEATNAAIKRKFGETLKSKNPTAQTNELLAKIVAYNITVIIHEMYENGVEPDFLHLKSLSCTQIMGAEVV; encoded by the coding sequence ATGGTAAACAAAGATGGTACGAACGTGCAAGCGGATGATGCAAGGGCCGAACGCGGTAAGGCCATAGCGCTCATTCCGGGCGCGGTCAAGGAGATCAAATCTGGCCTATTCACTGTTCAATCACAAAGCGGGGTGGGCACCTACCGCGTGGAGAACAATCGTGGATGGAAGTGTAATTGTCCGGATTTCATCACCAGGGGCGTTGAGTGCAAACACATCATCGCAGTTCAATATCATCTGAAAGAGAAGAGAGGGGCGCCCGATGCTGTCCCATCTAAGAAGGAGCGCGTTACCATCGGTCAGGATTGGTCGGCCTACAACACCGCTCAGATTGAGGAGGTACGCCTGTTCGACTCGTTATTGAGCGAACTTGTCGAAGGCATAGAAGAACCTGAACATATCATGGGGCGGCCTCGCCTTCCGCTCAACGAACAATTGTTCTGTGCTGTCCAGAAGGTCTATTCACAATTATCAAGCCGCCGCGCATCCGGACTATATAAGAATGCCAATGAAAGAGGTCAGATCGACCACGCGCCCCATTTCAACGCTCCATCGAAATTGTTCAATCGGGGGGATATTACACCCATCCTTCACGAACTGGTGATGTTGTCGGCCCTGCCGGTCGTTGATATGGAAACGGATTTCGCCGTGGATTCGACGGGTTTCAGAACGACCACGTTCAACGCCTTTAATGGAGAGAAGCATGGCGTCAGGAAGAAACATAACTGGCTGAAAGCCCACCTATGCACCGGGGTAAGCACGAACATAGTCACCAGCGTGGTCATCACCGATGCTAACGGCAGCGATTCGGGGCAGTTCGAGACGCTGGTCAAGAAGACCGCCGATGGTTTCCTGATCCATGAGGTCTCGGCGGACATGGCTTATTCTTCCAGACCAAACCTTGACCTCATCGAGGAGCTTGGTGGTACGGCGTTCATCCCATTCAAGAGCAATGCAATAGCGAAGGCCAAGGGTTCAGCTGCCTGGAATAGGATGTATCATTATTTCCAGATGAACCGCGAGGAGTTCATGGAGCACTATCATAAGAGGTCGAACGTGGAGGCTACCAATGCCGCCATCAAGAGGAAGTTCGGAGAAACATTAAAATCAAAGAACCCGACCGCGCAGACGAACGAACTATTGGCGAAGATCGTGGCCTACAATATCACGGTCATCATCCATGAGATGTACGAGAATGGGGTTGAGCCGGACTTCCTGCACTTAAAGTCGTTATCCTGCACCCAAATCATGGGTGCCGAGGTGGTTTAG
- the purE gene encoding 5-(carboxyamino)imidazole ribonucleotide mutase — protein sequence MPAVLIILGSKSDVEVGRKALDLLQRFGVEANMVVASAHRTPDRVKELVGQSGADVFIAIAGLAAALPGAVASFTSKPVIGVPVSGKLGLDSILSIVQMPPGIPVACVGLDRGDNAALLAISMLSLSDKRLAKELVAYRQEMAEKVENDSQEVQV from the coding sequence ATGCCCGCGGTTCTCATCATTCTCGGGAGCAAGAGCGACGTGGAAGTAGGCCGCAAGGCCTTGGACCTTTTGCAGCGCTTCGGCGTGGAGGCCAACATGGTGGTGGCCTCGGCCCATCGGACCCCTGACCGGGTGAAGGAGCTGGTGGGGCAGAGCGGGGCGGACGTTTTCATCGCCATCGCCGGGCTGGCCGCGGCATTGCCTGGGGCGGTCGCGTCCTTCACCTCCAAGCCGGTCATCGGCGTGCCGGTCTCCGGGAAGCTGGGGCTGGACTCCATACTCTCCATCGTGCAGATGCCCCCGGGCATCCCCGTGGCCTGCGTGGGCCTGGACCGGGGGGACAACGCCGCGCTGCTAGCCATATCCATGCTTTCACTGAGCGACAAGCGCCTGGCCAAGGAGCTTGTCGCCTACCGCCAGGAGATGGCGGAAAAGGTGGAGAACGATTCCCAAGAGGTGCAGGTCTGA
- the guaA gene encoding glutamine-hydrolyzing GMP synthase, with protein MFDPQTFVEEKIEELRAKITGKAVIACSGGVDSTVAAVLVDRAIGERLLTVYVDTGLMRKGETDGVRSMFDRLKVHYKIVDASEEFFNALKGQIDPEKKRKVIGERFIRVFEREAKGFGADHLVQGTIAPDWIESGDGVRDTIKSHHNVGGLPKDMSLKLVEPLWDLYKDEVRAVARYLGVEVSERQPFPGPALAIRIIGEATPEAVSVVREACAIVEEELEAASNKGQMTIPWQYFAVLLPVQSVGVQGDRRAYGRTIAIRSVESVDAMTAVFSHIPYDVLERISLRITNEMKADVNRVVYDVTHKPPATIEWE; from the coding sequence ATGTTCGACCCCCAGACGTTCGTGGAAGAGAAGATCGAGGAACTGAGAGCGAAGATCACCGGGAAGGCCGTCATCGCCTGCTCCGGCGGCGTGGACAGCACCGTGGCCGCCGTGCTGGTGGACCGGGCCATCGGCGAGCGCCTGCTCACGGTCTACGTGGACACCGGCCTCATGCGCAAGGGCGAGACCGACGGCGTCCGCTCCATGTTCGACCGGTTGAAGGTGCACTACAAGATCGTCGACGCCTCGGAAGAGTTCTTCAACGCCCTGAAGGGGCAGATCGACCCGGAGAAGAAGAGGAAAGTCATCGGGGAGCGCTTCATACGCGTCTTCGAGCGCGAGGCCAAGGGGTTCGGCGCCGATCACTTGGTACAAGGTACGATCGCCCCCGACTGGATAGAGAGCGGGGATGGGGTGCGGGACACCATAAAGAGCCATCACAACGTCGGCGGGCTGCCCAAGGACATGTCCCTCAAGTTGGTCGAGCCGCTGTGGGACCTATACAAGGACGAGGTGCGGGCGGTGGCCCGCTACCTGGGCGTGGAGGTCTCGGAAAGACAGCCCTTCCCCGGACCAGCCCTGGCCATCAGGATCATCGGCGAGGCCACGCCAGAAGCCGTCAGCGTTGTCCGGGAGGCCTGCGCCATAGTCGAGGAGGAGCTGGAAGCGGCGTCCAACAAAGGACAGATGACCATACCGTGGCAGTACTTCGCCGTGCTATTGCCGGTGCAGTCGGTGGGTGTGCAGGGCGACCGCCGGGCCTACGGACGCACCATAGCCATCCGTTCCGTCGAATCGGTCGACGCCATGACCGCGGTCTTCTCTCACATTCCCTACGACGTGCTAGAGCGAATCTCGCTGCGCATAACCAACGAGATGAAGGCCGACGTGAACCGGGTGGTCTACGACGTCACGCACAAGCCCCCGGCCACCATAGAGTGGGAGTGA
- a CDS encoding HAD family hydrolase → MKAVIFDLGHTLIDYYHDWSGPEERTVRRLHELARQAGSRMQEAEFRQSMMTTLQRNRDRKAEEMLEIPLEQVLQNILGKAGCRVDEGLVQDGLELFYAALKEDRQLIPGTLEMLERVRDRGYEIGLISDVAWGLPSEYPLRDMKYYGLDRFFDDMIFSTDVGLRKPHPRLFKLALFNLGADVEGSMYVGNSLQADIRGAKGVGLRAVLKKSGYFEPDSSIVPDDTVDGWEDLDDLL, encoded by the coding sequence ATGAAGGCCGTGATATTCGACCTGGGGCACACTCTGATCGATTACTACCACGACTGGTCCGGTCCTGAGGAGCGCACCGTCCGCAGACTACACGAACTGGCCCGTCAGGCCGGCAGCCGCATGCAGGAGGCCGAGTTCCGGCAGTCCATGATGACCACGCTCCAAAGGAACCGGGACCGCAAGGCCGAGGAGATGCTGGAGATCCCTCTCGAGCAGGTGCTGCAGAACATCCTGGGCAAGGCGGGGTGCCGCGTGGACGAGGGGCTCGTCCAGGACGGCCTGGAGCTTTTCTACGCTGCCCTGAAGGAGGACCGCCAGCTCATCCCAGGCACGCTCGAGATGCTGGAGAGGGTAAGGGACAGGGGGTACGAGATCGGACTGATATCCGACGTGGCCTGGGGGCTGCCTTCGGAGTATCCCCTCAGGGACATGAAGTACTACGGGCTGGACCGCTTCTTCGATGACATGATCTTCTCCACTGACGTCGGTCTTCGGAAACCGCACCCCCGGCTGTTCAAACTGGCGCTGTTCAACCTGGGAGCGGATGTGGAAGGCTCGATGTACGTAGGCAACTCGCTGCAGGCGGACATCAGAGGGGCCAAGGGGGTGGGGCTGAGGGCGGTGCTGAAGAAGAGCGGTTATTTCGAGCCGGACAGCTCCATCGTGCCCGATGATACCGTGGACGGCTGGGAAGACCTGGACGACCTGTTGTGA
- a CDS encoding GMP synthase subunit A, translating into MRVFVVDNGGQWTHREWRVLKYLDVETKIVPNSTPFDQLTEVDALVLSGGAPDVASEAGRMGNNGEYLDKAEYPILGICAGMHFMANHFGGTTGPAARAEFGRTRLYVKEDGNLFTGLPREFDVWESHNDEVKSVPEGFQVLARSDTCPVEAMRSLKRPLYALQFHPEVENTDHGVDIFRNFLKVVEAWKR; encoded by the coding sequence ATGCGGGTCTTCGTCGTGGACAACGGGGGGCAATGGACGCACCGCGAATGGCGCGTACTGAAGTATCTGGACGTGGAGACGAAGATCGTGCCGAACAGCACGCCCTTCGACCAGCTGACGGAAGTGGACGCCCTGGTCCTCTCCGGAGGCGCGCCGGACGTGGCCTCGGAGGCCGGGCGCATGGGCAACAACGGAGAATACCTGGATAAGGCGGAATACCCCATCCTAGGCATCTGCGCCGGCATGCATTTCATGGCCAATCACTTCGGAGGGACCACCGGGCCGGCGGCCCGGGCGGAGTTCGGGCGCACCCGCCTATATGTGAAGGAGGATGGCAACCTTTTCACCGGTCTTCCCCGGGAGTTCGACGTCTGGGAGTCCCACAACGACGAGGTGAAGAGCGTGCCCGAAGGATTCCAGGTCCTGGCCCGATCGGACACCTGCCCGGTGGAGGCCATGCGCTCATTGAAGAGGCCGCTCTATGCCCTGCAGTTCCACCCCGAGGTGGAGAACACCGACCACGGCGTGGACATATTCCGCAACTTCCTGAAGGTGGTCGAGGCATGGAAGAGATAA
- a CDS encoding DUF131 domain-containing protein, with amino-acid sequence MKRAWGWAAVLGLAAASVVLGWVAAEKEELVLYLFLVFPVFQAKGAWGMASVLLALAAFVSLLINLRFEIDQDGGEKGVSTGGVLLIGPVPIVFGTDRRITILTLMVAVAVLAALLLLLFL; translated from the coding sequence GTGAAGCGGGCGTGGGGTTGGGCAGCGGTCCTTGGCCTGGCTGCGGCCTCGGTGGTGCTGGGGTGGGTGGCGGCGGAGAAGGAGGAGCTGGTGCTCTACCTGTTCCTGGTCTTCCCGGTTTTCCAGGCCAAGGGCGCCTGGGGAATGGCGTCCGTCCTGCTGGCCCTGGCCGCCTTCGTGAGCTTGCTCATCAACCTGAGGTTCGAGATCGACCAGGACGGCGGGGAGAAGGGCGTGTCGACCGGGGGAGTGCTCCTCATCGGCCCCGTCCCCATAGTCTTCGGCACGGACCGCCGGATCACCATACTGACCCTGATGGTCGCGGTGGCTGTGCTGGCCGCGCTACTACTCCTTCTGTTCCTTTGA